The nucleotide window TAACTGTCTTACTGGGCTAAAAATGGCTTTGGTTGCCTCTAACTAGAATTTCAAACCAACCAAAAATACACATATTAGCTTTTAAAATTCTAGACGTGTTAAACACATGAGTAACTTAAGTAGAGAATTAAAATATAACGTTGTAAACATTTATACATAGTATTTGATTATATATAGCGAAAGAAAGAGAGACAATTACGCGGTTATCGTAGTGCTATATTTCAAATTTGTGCATATGTTTATTCAGCATATCCATCAAGATAAACCATAAATAGTTCGGTCCAATTCATCAACAAAACAACAACTCTTGAGTTAAAACTTAAGTTTTGTACTTAACTATTTGGATTTATATAAAAGTGAGTAATTGGATGCATAATTAAGCtaggttttgaaaaaaaaatatgctTATGATAATTAGATACAAAGATAAATATGTGGAAAGTTGTTTAACCATACAATCTGAAGTTTTTATGAGCTGGGGAAGCTAGATGTAGGTGTATTGCCGATGTGTAGTAGCCCACTTGATTAAGCTACTTGCCTCTTATAGGGGAGGTCCCAAGTTAAAACTTGGGCAAAGAGTGTATTTAAGGATCATTGGGAGTAAcatttgccattaaaaaaaagaTGTAGGTGTATTATCGTGTTGGTTTTCGAGGTGTCCAAATTATTATAATTAGAAACTTTTAAAATTGAATTCTTAAACTTTGGATTGATTCATTTGTTTGTTGGTCTTAAAAAATTCGGAATGATTCGAATAAACTAAATTACGAAAAAcctagtaaaaaataaaaatatgtataaaacaaataaaaaatatatgtatttttataaatatatgtatttttataaaaaagcATAAAATTCTATACTTGTAATTTGAATTTCGGATATTCGGGTCAAATGGATTTGAAAATTATATATTCGAAAGCCGAATTTGGATACAAACCCGAGTCACAAATTATAAATTCGAATCCGGATCAGTTcagttttttaatttttatgtcAGATTTGAATAATGACACCTAAATTTGTAAACTATGCTGGAAAGGTTCAAGTATTAACTCCAAAGTAAGATGTATCTACAAGTTTGTATAGAGCCGTTCTTGATGATTCAAGTATCATGTACGCGTCTGAAGAAAAAGACCCTTACACCCTAACGAATTAAATTATATAAACTAATTTCTTTTTTAAATGTTGTTATTACTTAATGGATAAATATCGAGCATTTTACATTTGGGCCGGGGGCTTTATAGATCATTATTGCCAATAAGTTTCTATACTTCTTTTTATACATTGGGCCAAAATtatattaagaaaagaaaaattaaCTAGAATGCAAAAAGCAACGATGAGAATTCTTTCAACAAAAATTTATTAAACCTTTGGTGTTTTGAGTTTCATTTTCAACAAAAATTTACAGGATAATTATTCGAAACTCATCTTCTCTAAGACTTGAACCCGACTCTCATGCATAAGAAAGCAACGCATGAACAACTAAGCCAACCCTGTTTGTTTTGTTTAAACTCCAACTCAAAAcgtgtgcatatatatatataaaacatataatTGTTTTCTTCTAACTTAGGGTCCCGAGAAAAGCGGGCTTCGGGCAGGAGTGCGGCTCGCCCACCGTTAGGGCTGGCCCTAAGTTTGTGGTTACAACAATGTCACATTAAACAAAATTAGTGAACAAACGATATTTTATGTTCCTTAAGCGAAAACTTTTaacatatgaaaaaaaaaaattaaaagtaatGTAGGTGGTGGACCCAAACATTGTTTTACGATAACAATGTGATATTTGTTTTTAGATTTTCAATATATCGTTGTGATgtgtttatttttatctacgtcttgatataactttatttttttaaaccttattataagttgtaatgtacaagtaatcgAATTACAAACGTACATGTAATACCCAAAattttaataataacaatatatGTAATACAAACACATATAAAAGTTATTGTACACAGTGGTTCTCACATGATCCCTTCTATACATATATCTTCTGTATATGTAAATGAAGGGATTGATTGGAATTTTAAAAGAGCCAAACATAAATTTGATTACAAGTATGATGATACGTGCCCATGATCTCCATGCCATGTTCCGATGCAATTCTATTATTTTCCTTATTTCATGTTTAGTGGTTAGTTAATTAAGAGTTTTAGTGGGTTAGTGGAGTATTATTTTCTTATGTAATTTCCTTTCTTGAAGGCTATATAAAGCCAACTAGTTGTTTATTTTAGTTATGAATGAAAAGAAATGAATTAGTCACTTCCAAAAATCTCTAAATTCTCTCAAGTTCTTGTCTATTTTCTTTGGATCAATTGGTTAACGATTTGGTTCGTAACATATGAGTATACAATAAAACTAGATGCAAATtcaaattaataataaaaaagaaCTTACAGGCTATATCTAAGTAAATTCCCATTGCCATGTCACCGAAGGCGGTGTACCTGGAGCATCcacaaaacatataaaaaatCCATGTTGTTACAACACTTATGAATGTTGTTTTCTTCATGGTTTTGCGTTTTTTTGCTGGTAGTGATCGTGAATATTATCACacaaaatgtattttttttatacaGATTTTTTCTTCCATATAAGTATAGTTCCGTTTCCCAGTGACAGAGTCTCCAGATCGGTAGCAGAGGCAGCAAGAAGGCACGACGTGTAATAAGTCACAAATGAGAACAGAAACAGAACCGTCGGTCCTGCGATCCAACCAAGCTGCGCGGTAGCccatgccagtgacaacacaccAGACCCGATGACCGCAGTTATGATATGTGCACTTGCAGTCCAAACAGTCCCTAAAAAGGTAAATATAGACAATGATATTTACCAGTTCTTTTAAGACGACCGCGGTAATCAAAGCACTTCAACGGCCCCTGAGGAGCAAATCCTCCGCCGAGCTTGAACGCTTGTTGGTGCTTTGTGGCCGCGTTTTCGCACATCTTTTCCAAATAAAGAAGAGGAGATTGAAGAAGATGTGACGTAATTGCTGGAATGGATGGCACAACAAGAATTTCGTTTATCTTCATTTTCGATATGATGAATACATCATGTAAACGAAGAAAACATGAAAAACGAATGATGACTTGCAAAAAATGTTGGCTAATAGAAAGCCTATCATTTTTTGCATTTTAATTCCGAGAACACCAATTCCAACTAGGTAGTTTTCTTTTAACCCTGGTATAAAATTTGGTGGTTTGGGAGGGGGGCGGGGGAAAGAAATAACGGAAGGAAGTAAAGGATTTAGTGCcattttgggttttaaatttTTGAAGTTGTGTAAAGGGTGAATTAGATATTAGATGAGTGATGTATATATTGGTGATTTTCCCGTTTATATAACTTCGTGGTTGTGAGGGTGGTGTGGGAAATCGcgtgtgaaaataacgttaaaacaAAGGTTGTAAAAGGATTGGAAAATAATAGAATTTGACTCTAGTCGCAGACTTGTGtgttttcttgttcatgtttCCTTTTAGTTAaggataataataatattttttttgttatataattattggtatttataattataatttattGTCCTTTTGAGTACTCGTCAGGCAGATTGATTGAATAGTATATGTATCATGTTAGGGTGGACGGAGTCTTATTGGGGACTTTGATCGGGGACCAAGTTTGCCGAGCGATGATGGGATGCCGGCTTCAATTCGGTGTTCGGTGAATGATTAAATCAGTGTATACTCATTGTTGCAGGAAGAGGAGGGGAGGAGAAGAGAGGGGGGGTTTAATGGTGGGTCACAACCACTTttaaccaatcacatttttttttaaattctttatCACTCTCCATGTGTTTGAACCATTGCCAGTGATTAAGTGCAAAATGGGGAGTATAATGAGAACTTGACATGGCATGATATTATTGACTAGAGAATAACTCAAATACCCTAAAGTGATGGAACGACTCCCTCCACCCTTAGGGCACTGTCTCTACCTCTATCGGTATAATTTAACTAATTAAATAAAATTTTCTTTAAACTTGGTTTATTTTCTAAAGACATCTTACATTCGTTGGCTATTTCTGGTTTGTAGAGTTTTGTTTAGTAGTTTGTACGTCCTTTTTTGAGTTACTATAGCTTCGGAGTTGGGTGGGTCTCATTGGAAGCAATTTTTCTTTCCTTTGGATAGAGGTTTTGCTCGAATGAACTTCTCTCTGGATGTAGGAATAGTGATATGGACTAAATGTCTTGTCAGTTTGTCTGCATCCCACTCTTCTAGACCCACTAGTAGCATTTGCTATAGACGGGATTCTACCGGGTATTGTTGTTGTATTCCCATGTATCTCTTGTTATTGAATATGTTGgtgttaatttgtttaatttatGAAGTTGTTTTATAAGTAGAGGCAGAATAAGAATGTGAAGATGTTATAATCTAGTTTGTAAATTAACCTTGCCTAAAATTCATCTGACATCTCCTATAAAAGATTGTCTTTTGCTGATTGGTTGAGAGATTAAAATAATGGCAAGACACGTTTTATTTTTTATAACTAGAAAATTTATACCTTTAATCCGAgtaaaatttttagcccaatttCGTTATTAGGCTGGAAGGTATGGAGGGCGTTATCCCTCCACTTCATCCATGTATAGGGCCCTAGGGGTTCCATCACCACACTCAGGATTTTAAGAGGGGGGCGTCATCTCTTCTTCGCTACCAGGGTAACGCCAAGAATGAGATGTTCAGGTGGGGCCCATTTGATTTAATCTAATGAaagctttttttttaattttgtttaatagagGGCTTCATCccacaccctgcaagttaaaGGGGGGCGTGATAAAGGCCACTGGCTGACGTGGATCCAACGTGTCGCTTACGTGtcctgataaagcccctagggactccatcccacaccctccagccttataAGAACAAACTTATAACCAACTTATAACTGAACCAAAACCAAGTCAAAGACCAATTAACCGAAACCCATTAATAGCCAATAATATAGGATCTAGATTGTCTTGGCATTTATTGTATAGATTATGTATTAGCTGTATATTATTGTATTTCCTATATTATCTCATTGTAAACTCTATATAATATTGGGTAATGAATACAAAAGATCCCAAGGGATTATACCATTGACTCTCTCATGGTATCAGGCCTATCATCGGTCCTACTGCCACCTACCTTTCATCTTTTCTGCCTTCAACCCATCTTCTTCAACTGCTATTTTTTTCCCCACCTTCAATACTTCTCCATGGACTCTAAATTACACCCCGCAGTAACCGTAACCAACATCAAATCCTATGTACCCATTCTCCTCGAATCTGATTCTACAAACTATACGACGTGGTCTGAGTTCTTTCGGATCCATTGTCGTGCTTTCCTTGTATCGGACCACCTTGCCCCTCGTCCACCACAACCCGCCCCTGCCGCCTCGTCAACCGATAAAGACAAACCACCCACCACCCCAGACAAACAACCCACCACCCCACCTCCCCTCGCCCTAGACTCTTGGGAACGATTAGACGCTATAGTCCTTCAATGGCTATACGGAACTATCTCCCAAGACCTCATAAACACCATCTTTAAACCAAACACGACTGCATACCAAGCATGGACTGCACtcgaaacccttttccaagacaATAAAGCCACACGAGCCTTATATCTCAAACAGAAATTTAATAACACCCGTCTCGAAAACTTTGCAAATATGGCTGCCTATTGCCAGGAGTTGAAGGTCCTTTCCAACCAACTCGCCAATGTCGATGCTCCTGTCGACGACAATTCATTGGTCCTTCAAACTCTAGCCGGCTTAACCGAAGCATACGAAAGTATTTCTACCGTTCTCAACAACACCAAACCCCTACCTTCATTTTACGAGGTTCGCTCGCAACTCTGTATGAACGAAACTCGTAAGGCGAACCAGGCCCAACACTCGGCCACCGCTGCCGCTACAGCCCTTCATACCTCTACCCGAAATACCTCCAACGAAACCCACTCTTCCAACCATTCGAACCCACAGCCGGCTTATAGTAATGATTCGACTTCTGACCGGAACCGCGGACGTGGATCCCGTGGACGCGGACGCGGGAGAGGTCGTGTTTCTTGGAACCGGAACCGGCAACAAACACACAATAATTACCCTGGTCCATATCCCTGGCAATATGGAATGCAACAATGGCCGACTCCTTTTTCTGCAAGTTGGCCCACATGGGCTTCCCCCCCTTGTCCTTGTCCAACTTCTCTACACCCTTCTGGAAATAACAATGGATCTGGACTGCTCGGCCCAAAGCCAAACTCGGCCCACATGGCTTATATGCCTACTGATATTGCTCAAGCCATGCACACGATGAGCTTAAATCCGCCAGATTGGAACTCCATCATGGACACCGGTGCAACTGGACATTACCATCAACCAACAGGTACATCTCAATCTCCTTTTAATAAGGGTCCCACTAAATATATAATCGTAGGTGATGGTAACGCTATCCCGGTTATTGGACAAGGTAACCTCACCCTTCCACCACCATATCCACCATTTAAACTAAACAATGTCTTATACTcaccaaaacttattaaaaatcgcaTATCTGTTCGTCGGCTAACAACCGACAACTCTCTTTCCATAGAGTTTGACCCttttggttttcttgtgaaggacCTCAAGACCCGGATCCCTATCCTTCGGTGCAACAGCAGCGGTGATTTGTACCCGCTCCTCCCTCCTCCTGCATCACAACGGACTCCACCAACTGTTTTTGCTGCCTTGTCCCAACGCCTTTGGCATCAACGCCTAGGCCACCCAGGACCTAGTTTattacaaaaattgaaaaactctAGTTCTATTTCTTATGATGCAATAAATAAAACTGTTTGTCGAACTTGTGTTTTGGGTAAAAGTATTCGTTTACCTTTTATTGCTTCAACTTCGCATACTGTTGCACCATTTGACATCGTCCATAGCGACCTTTGGACATCACCAGTGCTAAGCACTGCTGGCCACAGATATTATATTCTGTTTTTAGACGACTATACCAACTTTCTGTGGACCTACCCGTTGGCTAACAAGTCCCAAGTCTATACTATTTTCACCAACTTTGCCGCCCAAATCACAACCCAGTTTGAACGACCAATTAAAATGTTTCAGTGTGATAATGGCACCGAATACGTAAACAACAATTTTAAACAATATTGTGCTCAAAATGGTATGTTGTTTCGTCTCTCTTGCCCTTACACCTCATCACAAAACGGTAAAGCGGAACGAAAAATTCGCTCTATCAACAACATGATTCGTACCCTTCTCGCTCACGCGGGTCTCCCACCCaccttttggcatcatgctcttgaCATGGCCACCTACCTTCACAACATCACACCAGCTAAAACCAAAACTTACAACACCCCAACCGAAATTTTGTACCGTGTCACCCCTTCCTATGCCCACCTACGAGTCTTCGGCTCGCTTTGCTACCCACTCGTGCCGTCAACCACCACACACAAACTTGAACCCCGTTCCCATCCCTGTGTCTTCCTAGGCTACCCTCCCAACACCGGGGGTATAAATGCTTCGACCTACATACCAACCAACTGACCATTTCTCGCCACGTCATTTTCGACGAAACCATTTTCCCTTTCCATCACATTAACCCCTCCCCACCCTCCTATGAATTTTTATCCGCGCCCTTACATCCTCATTTGTGGAACCACATCAGCCCTCAACCCACTTCCTCACCCACCATACCCCCGGCCCAATCCCCTTCACCTGAGCCCACGAACACTACAACACCTCCCACCCCTCCGCATAACTCTTCGGCCCAACAAACTTCGCCCCACTCCTCACCACCCATCCCTTCCCCTGGCCCAACCACATCATCGGCCCATCACACACTAAATCTAACCTCTCCTCCCACTGTTCCAGCCCACTCCAATTCAGCAAACATCCCTACCATCACTCAGTCTACCCCGTCCAACCCTCCACCCACTAACACTTCCACTCGTACCATGCGCACCCGCGGCATGGACGGTATTCACAAACCCAAACAACGTCTCAATCTCCACACTTCCACCatcgtaccgataccgaaaaacCCGACCCTTGCCTTGTCCACACCGGTTTGGCATAAAGCCATGACCGACGAATATAACGCCCTTATTAAAAACGAGACTTGGGAACTTGTACCTCGACACCCACAAATGAATGTAATTCGAAGCATGTGGTTATTCAAACACAAATTTAATTCTAACGGTACTTTGGAGCGCTATAAGGCGCGTTTGGTTTGTGATGGCAGCTTACAACAGGTTGGCATTGACTATGGCGAAACTTTCAGCCCCGTGGTAAAGCCCGCAACAATCCGTACAGTCCTATCTATTGCCCTCACTAAATCTTGGCCCGTTCATCAACTGGATGTCACGAATGCCTTTCTACACGGGACTTTAAACGAGACAGTATACATGTACCAACCCATGGGCTTTCGGCACCAACAGTTTCCCAATCATGTCTGTCGTTTAAAGAAATCTTTATATGGTTTAAAACAGGCACCGAGGGCGTGGTATCAAAGATTCACGGATTATGTTCTACGCATGGGTTTCACTCAAAGCAAATGCGACAACTCTCTCTTTATTCTTCAACAGCAGGCGCAAACAGCTTATCTCCTTCTCTATGTGGATGACATCCTCTTGGTCACCTCTTCGGATTGCCTTCGTCAACTCCTTATGGCAAGCCTTGCTAGTGAATTCGCCATGAAAGACCTCGGTCCTCTCAGCCACTTCTTGGGTATTGTGGTAACCCGTCACAAAAACACTATGTTTCTCTCTCAACAAGCATACGCGCATGACATTATTCATCGTGCTGGCATGGATGCTTGTAAGCCCGTGGACACGCCTGTCGACACACAGCCAAAGTTATCTTCGACCGATGGCACTCCGTTTGAAGACCCGACTCTCTATCGTAGCTTAGCCGGTGCTCTACAATACATCACCTTCACTCGCCCTGACATCAGTTATGCCGTGCAACAAATATGCATGCATATGCACGCTCCCATGACATCACACTGGCAGGCGCTAAAGCGCATTATACGGTACCTGAAGGGCACTTCTTCTTTCGGTTTAACTTTGGAACCATCTTCGGCATCATCATTGACCGCGTACACCGACGCCGACTGGGCAGGTTGCCCCGACACACGCAGGTCAACCTCCGGCTATTGTGTTTATTATGGATCGGCTCTTCTTTCATGGTCATCAAAACGCCAAAATATAGTATCCAGATCTAGCGCGGAAGCCGAATACCGCGGCGTAGCTAATGTCGTGGCGGAAATATGTTGGATACGCAATTTGTTGCTTGAGCTTCATCATCCTTTATCCAAAGCCACAATAGTTTTCTGTGATAATGTTAGCGCGATCTACCTCTCGGGAAACCCAGTTCAACATCAACGTACCAAACACATAGAACTTGACATCCACTTTGTTCGAGAACAAGTTCAGAAGGGCTTAATCCGAGATCATCATGTTTCATCTCGCTTCCAGATCGCTGACATATTCACCAAAGGTCTTCCACGGCACTTATTTGAAGATTTTAGATCCAGTCTCAGTATCCGGTCTCCTCCAGCTTCGACTGCGGGGATATAATAGCCAATAATATAGGATCTAGATTGTCTTGGCATTTATTGTATAGATTATGTATTAGCTGTATATTATTGTATTTCCCATATTATCTCATTGTAAACTCTATATAATATTGGGTAATGAATACAAAGGATCCCAAGGGATTATACCATTGACTCTTTCACCCATCAACGAGCATTGTATGGTTAACCCAAGTTCGTTTATGATTTTAGTTTTAGGTCTAAACCAACCCATACACACCCCTATTTTTTAGTGTTTCAAAGAACAAAATCACAAACCTTTGTATTTACTCGGTTATGCATGTTGTAGACCAAAAAGATccaatatatattatattttctcaaaaaaataataataattcttagTTCATGCCAAATACTTTAGAAATTTTTATCTTAATTTACGTCAAAATTAACTATTTTTATTAATATCTTCAAGACAAAGTAAGATTTCCATTgattcattaaaagaaacatccCTTTTGAAGCAATAATTGATTTTCTTTGATACGTAGTGTAAtgcatgaaaaaaaaaatcttatttaaaaaaagttgCTATTATCAACATTCGCAGGTTAAAAAGTAAATAATGTATTAAGAATGAAATGCGTTTTGTAACTTATTCAAATTTTTAGACGATACCCGATGTCGAAATTTaactttataatttttttttcaacgcAGGCTTATTAACGGGAAAAATAAGGGTCAACTTTATAACTTCTATTAGTCTTCTTAAAATATAAGCGCAATATGAAAGATAAGACTTAGAAAGTTGCAAGTAATTGGCAAGCAAAGaaataaaagatgcaaagacgtTGAGTCTTTTAAAATTCTTGTGAATAATTGTGATATAAAAAGATACATGGCGAGTCCTGTGCTCTGGTTTGAGGTGAACGAGGCTCGTCAATGCTTTGATGGGCCTTTCTTGTTAACCTACAAAAcaaaacaccgttagtctcgtaaCGGAGGGCCCGGGAGGGGGGGGGGTgaatccgtgaccaagctccggcgtgtgAATAAGTAAGCTTGCCGGAGAATGCTTATCTTTGGTGATCTTGTGTCCGTCTTATATAGAGGAGATGGTTTATCACCTCGGTAAAGACCTTGGTGATGTGAGCCCAATTAAGACGGCCCAAGACGAGGAGCCCCAATCCAAAGGCCCTCGT belongs to Helianthus annuus cultivar XRQ/B chromosome 5, HanXRQr2.0-SUNRISE, whole genome shotgun sequence and includes:
- the LOC110939119 gene encoding uncharacterized protein LOC110939119, encoding MKINEILVVPSIPAITSHLLQSPLLYLEKMCENAATKHQQAFKLGGGFAPQGPLKCFDYRGRLKRTGTVWTASAHIITAVIGSGVLSLAWATAQLGWIAGPTVLFLFSFVTYYTSCLLAASATDLETLSLGNGTILIWKKKSV